GGATTGAATGCGTTGCAATTCGCCGCGAAGCCAGGCCGTGAAGGCTTTCACCTCCGGCCGCTGCAGCGATTGCTCGGTCGCGACCAGCCAATAGGCGTGTTTGCAATTGGCAACGATAGCGCTGCACGGCACCAGCCTGCGGCCGAACTCCCTGACGACGCCGGGAAGACGCCCGATCGCAATCCCGACGCCTTGCGCGGCGGCGTCGAGCGCCATCTGACTGGTGTCGACCCGAAATCCGCGATCGATTTGCGACGGCGGCAGACCCGCTGTCTGCAACCACGCGGCCCAATCGTCCTTCACACCGGTCGTATGGATCAAGGCGTCGGAAGTGAACCCCGCTTCCGCCGACATGGTGAAGTCAGGCGACCGAACCGGGATGAGTTGCTCGGTCAGGAGTTTCTCCGCGATCAATCCATCCCATACGCCGCTGCCCAGACGAATACCAAGATGGAAGCCGCCCTTTTCGAGATCGAGAACATCATGACTGGTATCGATGCTGAGGCTTAAGGACGGATAGAGTTTCTGGAAGCCGGGCAGGCTTGGCAACAGGAGTTGCGTGGCGAACGTCGGCACGACGGTGAGGCGGATCGTTTCAGCCGTCTTGCGGCTTAAAAGTGCGGCGTCGGCTGCGGTCAGCAATCGCAATGCGGACGAGACCGCCTCCAGGTAGTCGCGTCCCGACGGCGTCAATGCCATTTGGCCGCGGCGGCGAGCGAAAAGCGGTGACCCAAGCCAGTCTTCGAGCGCCTGAATGCCATGGGTGACGGCGCTGGGTGTGACGCCAAGCTCCCGAGCGGCAGCCTTGAAACTCCCCCGGCGTCCGGCTGCCTCAAACAGGAGAAGCGTGCTTAGGGGTGGCAAGCGATAAGACATGAAGATTCCGCGACGTGACCCGCTCTGCACATCATATCCTCCGCTCGCCTTCAGATGAAATCGTTGCAATTAGCGCGCAGTTTTTCTCATCACCGCCGCTCCGCTGGCGGCGCGTCATCCCCTCCGCGACCGGGCGGAAAGCCAAGCTCTGCTCTTGCGCGGTTGAGCAGGCTTCGCTTGTCGGTTCTCCACGCCAACGCCAGTGTCGCTGTCCTTTCGTGGAGACCGCCATGTCAAACACCATTCTTTTCGAGATCAGCGAGGGGATTGCAACGCTGACGCTGAACCGCCCGACCCGCCTCAATGCCATCAATTACGCGATGGCGGACGAGATCATGGAAGCGCTTGACGCAATCGAAACAGACCGGGCGATCCGGGCCGTCATCCTGACCGGCGCAGGCGATCGCGCCTTCTCGGCCGGCGCGGACATATCCGAATTTGCCAAATCGGTGCGGGACGGCCCTGCCCCAGCCATCCGCGATTTTGTACGGCGCGGCCAGGCTATGACGGCAAGGATGGAGGCCTTTCCCAAACCCATCATTGCGGCTGTCAATGGCCTGGCGTTTGGCGGCGGATGCGAAATCACCGAAGCCATCCACCTTGCCATCGCAAGCGACCGAGCGCTGTTCGCAAAGCCGGAAATCAAGCTTGGCATGCCCCCGACATTCGGTGGCACGCAGAGACTGTCCCGTCTTGCCGGCCGCAAACGCGCGCTTCAACTCCTGCTGACCGGCGAGACATTCTCACCCGAACACGCCCTGGCGTGCGGCCTTGTGAACAAGGTCGTGCCGCACGCGGACCTGATGTCTGCAACACGATCTCTCGCCATGCAGATCATGGCCTTCTCGCCGCTCGCCGTCGCCAGCATCATTACGGCGGTCTCGCGCGGCCTGAATATGTCGATTGCTGAAGGCTTGCAGATGGAAAGCGAGCAATTCGCGCGCATGGCGCCGACCCATGATCTGAGAGAAGGCCTGGACGCCTGGATCGAACGGCGGCAGCCTTCATTCGCGGGGTGTTGACTTCGGGCATTACCGGCACACTAACAGACGACGAACATTCAGCCGCGGCGTGCCGCCTCGATTGCGGCAACGTCAATTTTCTTCATGGTCATCATCGCCGTGAACGCGCGCTTGGCTTCATCGCCGCCGGCCGCCATCGCTTCGGTCAAAACGCGCGGCGTAATCTGCCAGGAAATGCCCCACTTGTCCTTGCACCAGCCGCACGCATTCTCCTGACCGCCATTGCCGACGATCGCGTTCCAGTAGCGGTCGGTTTCCTCCTGATCATCGGTCGCGACCTGGAATGAGAAGGCTTCGCTATGTTTGAACGCAGGGCCGCCGTTCAGACCAAGACAGGGGATGCCGAGCACGGTGAAGTCCACGATCAGAACATCGCCCTTCTTTCCGCTAGGATAATCGGTCGGCGCATGGTGCACAGCGATGAGAGCGCTGTCGGGAAAGGTGGCCGCATAGAAGCGGGCCGCAGCCTCGGCGTCCTTCTCATACCACAGGCAGATTGTGTTCTTGGCGATTGTCTTGGACATGGCTTGGCGCTCTCCTTTTGCAAATCTTACCCTGTCTAAGATGGCTGGCAGGTGAGACCGTTTCACGACGGCTTTGGGCAAATCTCCCCATAGCGTGTTAGCGCGGCATCACCGGCACACCAATCACGGCCGGGTGGAACCAGAACGCCAGCACGAGATAGACCAGCGTGCCGACGATCACCGCGGCGACATCGCGCGGCCAGCCGCCGACAGGAATGGACGGCGCGCCGGCATCGGTCCGGCGTTTCAGCGAGATGCGATCATACACCGCCCAGGCGAGGATTGATCCGAACAGGATGATCGAACCGAGATCGCCATTGGCGAGAAGATGTGCGAGCGCCCACAGTTTCACACCCGCCAGCATCGGATGCTTGAGCACGCGCTTGATGTTGCCGGGGATATAGGCCGCGACGATCATGATGATTGCCGGCCACACCAGCACCAATGCCAGATGCCGCGTCCAGACCGGCGGAGACCAGACGTTGATCCATTCGCTGGCGCGGTACCACGCAAAGCCATAAGCGATCAGCACAATGCCGATGGCCGACAGGATCGAGAAGCCGATCTTGTAGGGCCCCTCGCCGATCCGCGCGATCAGGTTCGCGCGTGCTTGCCTCTGCGTGACGAAGACATGCGGCGCGATGAAAACGATGAGCCCGAGAACGAGTGTGACAAGACCCATGCAGCCCCCGGCCGATCCAGATTGGAATAGCTCCAGTTAGGCGATGCGCGCGCAGGACGCAAGCAACACGAGGGATTTGAGCGGCTATGCCGAGAACCTAGTGCGAGAAATCAACGACGGTCAGATCGAGCGGCAAGACATTGCGCAGTTGCTGCGCGGGCGATACCTGCGTCAGCGTCATTGGTAAGCCGGTTTCGGCAGCCTTATCAAAATCGGCGGTGCCGGCCTTGTCGATCGCGGTCAGCGTGAAATCATCAAACACATAAGGAATGCCATTCGACATCAGCGGACTCGGGCCATCCATGACGTGCAGATGAAGATGAGGCTCCTGGCTGTTGCCGGTGTTGCCGACTTTGCCGAGGACCATGCCGCGCTTCACACTATCGCCCGCCTTGACCGTGACGCTGCCGGGCTGCATGTGCGCATAGTTCACGTAAGCCCCGCCACCGATATCAAGCACGACAAAATTGCCGTCGACCTCGTCGACCGGCAGCCCTTCCGGCAAAGCGCCGGGCACCTGCTCTTTCAGATCGTTGCGGGACGACACGACCTTGCCGTCGGCGACCGCATGGACCTCGCGGCCGAAAATATTGTAGCTCGTCACGCGCTTCGGATCGCCCTTGAGAAGACGACCTTCACCATCAATCTGCTCCCAATCGATGGCGAAGCGCTGCGCCAGGAAAAACTGTCCATTCAGCGGCAACAGCGCACGGACATGCCTGATGGTGTCGCAACATCCGTCACCTGCCACGAATCCCTTGCCTCGCAGCGGCGCGCCGATCACCACCGGCGCACGATCGATCACCTGAACCGGCGCAACCGTGATTTCGAAGTCACGGCCGAGTTGTGTCAATGCGCCCGAAATGCGGTGAACCAGCACCTTGGGCAGTGGATCGCTCAAATCGCTTTCAACGTGAAGAAACACCACGCCGAACTGACCGGTCCCAAGTTCGGACGATTCCGCCCCGCGCCGACCGCCAAGGGAGAGCCGTTTGGACAAGGCGTCCTGGTCGAGCTTGAGCAGAACCTTATCGCTCGATGGATTGACGACTTCGATCTGCTTGACCTGCACGGCATCGGGCGTGGCATTGCCAAGGCGCAATTCGTAAACGAGATGCCTTTTACCGTCGGATCCTGTTACTGGCCACGGCGCGGAAAGAACATCAGCGACCAGCGGCGTCAGCACAGGCTCCGCGGCGATCACGACCAAAGGTGAAAAGAAAAGAACCGCGAACAAGGCAAGGGCAATGCGCAACAGCGAGACCATGGCAATTCGCAATTCTCTTTTGAAATGGGCGTCGTCGACTATAGGCTCGATCACGGCATGTCCAAATGACAAATTGCAAGATGACGTGGACATGTAGCGATCGACGCCGTTACGCATCCCAGATTACATGTCCCATGGCGGCACCGGTGAAAGAAACGCCTCAAGCCGATCGATCAGCGCCACCACAGCAGGAGCGCTCGCGCGGCGCATGGGGCTGATGGCCTTGATCCACAGATCCGGGATCGGGAAGTCGGTCAGGAGCGGAAGCAAGCGGCCCGACCGCACCATATCCTTGACGATGTAAGCAGAAGCGACAGCGATACCGCGTCCATTCAGAGCTGCGTCCACCAGCATATGACCGTCGTTGGACGCAAGATGCGGCGTCACCTCGATGGTGATCGGGCCGTGCCGGCCCTCGAACGACCAGGCATTGCCGGTCGGAATGAAGCTCAGACAATGGTGGTCGATCAGATCGCGCGGATGCGCGGGCATTCCATGTTTGGCGACATAATCCGGCGATGCACACACCATACGTCGCAGCGGACAGAGCGGTTTTTCCAGCACGCCGGCGAATGTCAAATTCCAGTGCGCTCCGATCGAGACATCAAATCCCTCCAGCACCGGATCAACGGCCCGGTCCATCAACACGATCTCAAGACGAACCCTTGGAAACGCCTCCTGATAGGCATCGAACACATGCCGCAAATGAAAGAAGGTCAGCGATGTCGGCGCCTTGATCCGCAGGAAATCTCCGATCTCCTTCGCGTCACGTGAGGGGCCTTTCAAAAGATCATCGAATTCCGCCAGCAAGGGGCGCGAGCGTTCGAGGTAATGCCGCCCGGCTTCCGTGAGCGTCAGCCGCCGTGTGGTCCGCTCGAACAATGTCGCATGCAATTGATGCTCAAGCTGATTGACGCGCTTGGTGACGACCGACACGGCCAACCCCAATTCGCGCGCCGCGCGCGAGAAACTGCCGGACTTCGCGGCGGCCTGGAATGCCTTGAAATTGAGATAGGTATCCATTCCATCTAACTCGTTTCGCACTAGATACTACCTCATTTTGGCCAATTCCGCATCGAAATAAGGGGTGATACTGCCCACCCACGCGCCGGAGAGCGCCGCCAGGGAGGCTGGATTG
The genomic region above belongs to Pseudorhodoplanes sinuspersici and contains:
- a CDS encoding LysR substrate-binding domain-containing protein, which encodes MSYRLPPLSTLLLFEAAGRRGSFKAAARELGVTPSAVTHGIQALEDWLGSPLFARRRGQMALTPSGRDYLEAVSSALRLLTAADAALLSRKTAETIRLTVVPTFATQLLLPSLPGFQKLYPSLSLSIDTSHDVLDLEKGGFHLGIRLGSGVWDGLIAEKLLTEQLIPVRSPDFTMSAEAGFTSDALIHTTGVKDDWAAWLQTAGLPPSQIDRGFRVDTSQMALDAAAQGVGIAIGRLPGVVREFGRRLVPCSAIVANCKHAYWLVATEQSLQRPEVKAFTAWLRGELQRIQSNAAAILHETLQSDLASPLSENGR
- a CDS encoding crotonase/enoyl-CoA hydratase family protein, giving the protein MSNTILFEISEGIATLTLNRPTRLNAINYAMADEIMEALDAIETDRAIRAVILTGAGDRAFSAGADISEFAKSVRDGPAPAIRDFVRRGQAMTARMEAFPKPIIAAVNGLAFGGGCEITEAIHLAIASDRALFAKPEIKLGMPPTFGGTQRLSRLAGRKRALQLLLTGETFSPEHALACGLVNKVVPHADLMSATRSLAMQIMAFSPLAVASIITAVSRGLNMSIAEGLQMESEQFARMAPTHDLREGLDAWIERRQPSFAGC
- a CDS encoding VOC family protein, with protein sequence MAKNTICLWYEKDAEAAARFYAATFPDSALIAVHHAPTDYPSGKKGDVLIVDFTVLGIPCLGLNGGPAFKHSEAFSFQVATDDQEETDRYWNAIVGNGGQENACGWCKDKWGISWQITPRVLTEAMAAGGDEAKRAFTAMMTMKKIDVAAIEAARRG
- a CDS encoding NnrU family protein; this translates as MGLVTLVLGLIVFIAPHVFVTQRQARANLIARIGEGPYKIGFSILSAIGIVLIAYGFAWYRASEWINVWSPPVWTRHLALVLVWPAIIMIVAAYIPGNIKRVLKHPMLAGVKLWALAHLLANGDLGSIILFGSILAWAVYDRISLKRRTDAGAPSIPVGGWPRDVAAVIVGTLVYLVLAFWFHPAVIGVPVMPR
- a CDS encoding M23 family metallopeptidase, producing the protein MIEPIVDDAHFKRELRIAMVSLLRIALALFAVLFFSPLVVIAAEPVLTPLVADVLSAPWPVTGSDGKRHLVYELRLGNATPDAVQVKQIEVVNPSSDKVLLKLDQDALSKRLSLGGRRGAESSELGTGQFGVVFLHVESDLSDPLPKVLVHRISGALTQLGRDFEITVAPVQVIDRAPVVIGAPLRGKGFVAGDGCCDTIRHVRALLPLNGQFFLAQRFAIDWEQIDGEGRLLKGDPKRVTSYNIFGREVHAVADGKVVSSRNDLKEQVPGALPEGLPVDEVDGNFVVLDIGGGAYVNYAHMQPGSVTVKAGDSVKRGMVLGKVGNTGNSQEPHLHLHVMDGPSPLMSNGIPYVFDDFTLTAIDKAGTADFDKAAETGLPMTLTQVSPAQQLRNVLPLDLTVVDFSH
- a CDS encoding LysR family transcriptional regulator is translated as MDTYLNFKAFQAAAKSGSFSRAARELGLAVSVVTKRVNQLEHQLHATLFERTTRRLTLTEAGRHYLERSRPLLAEFDDLLKGPSRDAKEIGDFLRIKAPTSLTFFHLRHVFDAYQEAFPRVRLEIVLMDRAVDPVLEGFDVSIGAHWNLTFAGVLEKPLCPLRRMVCASPDYVAKHGMPAHPRDLIDHHCLSFIPTGNAWSFEGRHGPITIEVTPHLASNDGHMLVDAALNGRGIAVASAYIVKDMVRSGRLLPLLTDFPIPDLWIKAISPMRRASAPAVVALIDRLEAFLSPVPPWDM